A genomic window from Terrisporobacter glycolicus ATCC 14880 = DSM 1288 includes:
- a CDS encoding M56 family metallopeptidase — protein sequence MCNIWGYILNATIYGSITGVVILLIKNLLKNRINKKYAYLLWMILIIKLAFPFGPESSLSLFNKIPVKINSQVDRNTVNMPNISEGINYTVGENYESGSSENLAHENVTNSSSSSTINVESEKSIFKSIIPIIWISGLILTLTTYIIIYLHFIKNIRKKENYKCDYLENILKECKEKLHIKRKINLVVDDMINSPSLVGAFKTRIIIPSNLVDLSIEELQHIFLHELCHFKSKDTYVDNILVVLQCIHWFNPLVWYLFKHVRNDMEMACDERVLSVLNEKEHNKYGLTMLTVLEKVNRNKRLIIGLNMTDDKKTIKKRVELIKNSKYFTRRKRIFAVTGITCLFVLCGVLLTNGKVINKEDNTVLLATEKADLQDLNQAISKAIVDNYIKDWNGVDFSGELNVESHVILGKKENDDSVEVYVMATYGHYSFENDIFSMTSASYNIPIRIKFSKVKEGQFLTTKAGYYYLESEEANDGEDYKDSVLKMFPKKEAHEALNGNYTDKLLNDVNNQAQSYVKSIGRECKVTTEYVEKEYIDELAMANRADMEGLWNYPEWIGTKEELVDKKRYIYETQYDKSSKILTFIKYNEDKEELERMQYKISGKRLEKIDGENLQLYSGDMVPVFIDNEDFKITVKNISIINNNAEYGLYIENKSNKTMEISLDKIHIGDLAKIVEFKTKLKAKENKYSNLKIKDISKLEYLNDKIYGEFLANSKEYYFIFK from the coding sequence ATGTGCAATATATGGGGGTACATATTAAACGCTACTATTTATGGTAGTATAACGGGAGTAGTAATATTACTAATAAAAAACTTACTGAAAAATAGAATTAATAAAAAATATGCTTATTTATTATGGATGATATTAATTATTAAGCTAGCATTTCCATTTGGGCCAGAAAGTAGTTTAAGTTTATTTAATAAAATACCTGTAAAAATAAACAGTCAAGTTGATAGAAATACTGTTAACATGCCTAATATTAGTGAAGGCATAAATTATACTGTTGGTGAAAATTATGAAAGTGGTTCAAGTGAAAATTTGGCTCATGAAAATGTTACTAATAGTTCAAGTTCTTCAACTATTAATGTGGAAAGTGAAAAAAGTATTTTTAAAAGTATAATACCAATTATTTGGATAAGTGGTTTAATTCTAACTTTAACTACTTACATTATAATTTATTTGCATTTTATAAAAAATATTAGAAAAAAAGAAAATTATAAATGTGATTATTTAGAAAATATTTTGAAAGAATGTAAGGAAAAATTACATATAAAAAGAAAAATTAATCTTGTAGTTGATGATATGATAAATTCACCGTCTTTAGTTGGAGCATTTAAAACTAGAATTATTATACCAAGCAATTTAGTTGATTTGAGTATAGAAGAATTACAACATATATTTTTACATGAATTATGCCACTTCAAAAGTAAAGATACTTATGTTGATAATATATTGGTTGTTTTGCAGTGTATTCATTGGTTTAACCCTTTAGTTTGGTATTTATTTAAACATGTGAGAAATGATATGGAGATGGCTTGTGATGAAAGGGTCTTATCAGTTTTAAATGAAAAAGAGCATAATAAGTACGGTCTTACTATGCTTACTGTATTAGAAAAAGTTAATAGAAACAAAAGATTAATTATAGGTTTAAATATGACAGATGATAAAAAAACTATAAAAAAGAGAGTTGAGTTAATTAAAAACTCAAAATATTTTACAAGGAGAAAAAGGATATTTGCTGTAACAGGAATAACTTGTTTATTTGTTTTATGTGGAGTTCTTCTTACTAATGGCAAGGTTATAAATAAAGAGGATAATACTGTGCTATTAGCTACAGAAAAAGCTGACTTACAGGATTTAAATCAAGCGATATCAAAAGCTATAGTAGATAATTATATAAAAGACTGGAATGGTGTAGATTTCAGTGGAGAATTAAATGTGGAAAGTCATGTAATATTAGGAAAGAAGGAGAATGATGATTCCGTTGAAGTTTATGTTATGGCAACTTATGGGCATTATAGCTTTGAAAACGACATATTTAGTATGACAAGTGCAAGTTATAATATACCGATAAGAATAAAATTTTCTAAGGTAAAAGAAGGCCAATTTTTAACAACAAAAGCCGGATATTATTATTTAGAAAGTGAAGAGGCAAATGATGGGGAAGATTACAAAGATTCTGTACTTAAAATGTTTCCTAAAAAAGAAGCGCATGAAGCCTTAAATGGTAATTACACAGATAAATTATTAAATGATGTTAACAATCAAGCACAATCCTATGTAAAAAGTATAGGAAGAGAATGTAAAGTAACAACTGAATATGTTGAAAAAGAATACATAGATGAGCTAGCCATGGCAAATAGAGCTGATATGGAAGGATTATGGAATTATCCAGAGTGGATAGGTACTAAAGAAGAGTTGGTAGATAAAAAAAGATATATTTATGAAACTCAGTATGATAAGTCTTCAAAAATTCTAACTTTTATTAAATATAATGAAGATAAAGAAGAATTGGAGCGTATGCAATATAAAATCAGTGGAAAGAGACTCGAAAAAATAGATGGTGAAAATCTTCAACTATATTCTGGTGATATGGTTCCAGTATTTATAGATAATGAAGATTTTAAGATTACAGTAAAAAATATATCTATAATTAACAATAATGCGGAGTATGGGTTATATATAGAAAACAAGAGTAATAAGACAATGGAAATAAGTTTAGATAAAATTCATATAGGAGATTTAGCTAAGATAGTTGAATTTAAAACTAAATTAAAAGCTAAAGAAAATAAATATTCTAATTTGAAAATAAAGGATATATCTAAATTAGAATATTTGAATGATAAAATATATGGAGAATTTCTAGCTAATTCTAAAGAATATTATTTTATATTTAAATAG
- a CDS encoding BlaI/MecI/CopY family transcriptional regulator, with protein MKQNISESELEVMKVLWKYKEATSAEIIENLKDKSEWKPKTIQTLITRLVSKDFVNVDKSNKKSYIYSASISEEEYKNYASKSFLEKLYSGSINKMVLSFVKDKKLSKAEIEELKDILRDE; from the coding sequence ATGAAACAGAATATTTCTGAATCTGAGCTAGAAGTAATGAAAGTATTATGGAAATATAAAGAGGCAACAAGTGCTGAAATTATAGAAAATTTAAAAGATAAAAGTGAGTGGAAACCAAAAACTATACAAACTCTTATAACAAGGCTTGTATCAAAGGATTTTGTAAATGTGGATAAGAGCAATAAAAAATCTTATATTTACAGTGCTAGCATAAGCGAGGAAGAGTATAAAAATTATGCAAGCAAGTCTTTCTTAGAAAAACTTTATAGTGGATCAATAAATAAAATGGTTCTTAGTTTTGTAAAAGACAAGAAGTTATCTAAAGCAGAAATTGAAGAGTTAAAAGATATATTAAGGGATGAATAG
- a CDS encoding DUF3298 and DUF4163 domain-containing protein, whose product MTNLKRISFLVLIIMFFSTSISAGQEYFPLISRKDRDEINYLYNIQLKKIEEESEFFEAHLDYPYFQIKEKYEDKKKENIKSINKINNAIYNYIVSFKDNIKKQSEEYKKEYEISNKESSLPKFIYEAYSQYDMTYNKNNLVSIPILTYEFTGGAHGMSVLKSFNYNLKSGEELKLKNIFKDNVNYKSIINTYIKKEIKKNKDLYFTGKEGFKGIDENQGFYLENDKLVIYFQLYEIAPYYVGIPKFKIPINEIEGKLNDLYF is encoded by the coding sequence ATGACTAATTTAAAAAGAATATCATTTTTAGTTTTAATTATTATGTTTTTTAGTACAAGTATTTCAGCAGGGCAGGAGTATTTCCCGTTAATTTCTAGAAAGGATAGAGATGAAATAAACTATTTATATAATATACAACTAAAAAAAATTGAAGAAGAAAGTGAGTTTTTTGAGGCACATTTAGATTATCCTTATTTTCAAATAAAAGAAAAATATGAGGATAAGAAGAAAGAAAACATAAAATCAATAAACAAAATTAATAACGCTATATATAACTATATAGTTAGTTTTAAAGATAATATAAAAAAACAATCTGAAGAGTATAAAAAAGAATATGAAATTAGTAATAAAGAGTCATCTTTACCTAAGTTTATATACGAAGCTTATAGCCAATATGATATGACTTACAATAAAAATAACCTGGTTAGCATACCAATTTTAACTTATGAGTTTACAGGTGGAGCACATGGAATGTCTGTACTAAAATCTTTTAATTATAATTTAAAAAGCGGAGAAGAGCTAAAGCTAAAAAATATTTTTAAAGATAATGTAAACTATAAAAGTATTATAAATACTTATATAAAAAAAGAAATTAAAAAAAATAAGGATTTATATTTTACAGGTAAAGAAGGATTTAAAGGTATAGATGAAAATCAAGGATTTTATTTAGAAAATGATAAATTAGTAATTTATTTTCAATTGTATGAAATAGCACCTTACTACGTAGGTATTCCAAAATTTAAAATTCCCATTAATGAAATAGAAGGAAAACTTAACGATTTGTATTTTTAA
- a CDS encoding DegV family protein, producing the protein MSDFKIICDSLADIPENLVKQYDIEVIPLTIIINDIEYKDGQNLTNEEFYKLIKECNEIPKTSQATYIQFAEIFKKYLDQGKKILYISGSSKVTGTYQSAMITKNDLQGEIHIFDSLNLSYGCGAQVVTACEMNEEGKSIEDIIKKLEEIRDNILVLFAVDNLDYLKKGGRLSASKAVIGSMLSIKPILQMQDGFIVNIDQARGHKKVISKLISITKEHFKNDTEEKRIGIAHGDNEVEFEKLKEAINSELNFTKMTETKIGPSIGSHTGAGTIGLCMWNK; encoded by the coding sequence ATGAGTGATTTTAAAATAATATGTGATAGTTTAGCTGATATTCCAGAAAATTTAGTTAAACAATATGATATAGAAGTAATTCCTTTAACAATAATAATCAACGATATTGAATATAAAGATGGTCAAAATCTTACAAATGAAGAATTTTATAAGCTTATAAAAGAATGTAATGAAATACCTAAAACATCTCAAGCTACTTATATTCAATTTGCAGAGATATTTAAAAAATATTTAGATCAAGGAAAAAAGATATTATATATTAGTGGTTCATCTAAGGTTACTGGTACATATCAATCAGCTATGATTACAAAAAATGATTTACAAGGAGAAATACATATATTTGATAGCTTAAACTTATCTTATGGTTGTGGGGCCCAAGTTGTTACAGCTTGTGAAATGAATGAAGAAGGTAAATCAATAGAAGATATAATAAAAAAGCTAGAAGAAATAAGGGATAATATATTGGTATTATTTGCAGTTGATAACTTAGATTATCTAAAAAAGGGAGGAAGGTTATCAGCATCAAAGGCTGTAATAGGAAGTATGCTGAGTATAAAACCAATACTACAAATGCAAGATGGATTTATAGTTAATATAGACCAAGCTAGAGGTCATAAAAAAGTTATATCAAAATTGATAAGTATAACAAAAGAGCATTTTAAAAATGATACTGAAGAAAAGAGAATAGGCATTGCTCATGGAGATAATGAAGTTGAATTTGAAAAATTAAAAGAGGCAATTAATAGTGAATTAAATTTTACTAAAATGACAGAAACTAAAATAGGTCCAAGTATAGGATCTCATACTGGAGCAGGAACAATAGGACTTTGTATGTGGAATAAATAA
- a CDS encoding MarR family winged helix-turn-helix transcriptional regulator, with amino-acid sequence MNKRNKEMRKCISVLYRQFQTYINNNAKDLGIGASEYIFLMEMYENNNMSQEELSRTLIVDKAATARAIKSLEEKEYIFRIKDENDKRTNRIKLTKKGIQVQERLMNLLEQWNSYITKDIDSETLNIVYKTIKQMSIKAIERNKI; translated from the coding sequence ATGAACAAAAGAAATAAAGAAATGAGAAAATGTATCTCAGTTTTATATAGACAATTTCAGACTTATATAAATAATAATGCTAAAGACTTAGGAATAGGTGCATCAGAATATATTTTTTTAATGGAAATGTATGAAAATAATAATATGAGTCAAGAAGAACTTTCAAGAACTTTAATAGTTGATAAGGCAGCTACAGCAAGAGCTATTAAATCATTAGAAGAAAAAGAATATATTTTTAGAATAAAAGATGAAAATGACAAAAGAACAAACAGAATAAAATTGACAAAAAAGGGTATACAAGTACAGGAAAGATTAATGAATTTGCTTGAACAGTGGAATAGTTATATAACAAAGGATATAGATTCTGAAACATTAAATATAGTATATAAGACTATAAAACAGATGTCTATTAAAGCAATAGAGAGAAATAAGATATAA
- a CDS encoding acyl-[acyl-carrier-protein] thioesterase, protein MEKVFTKEYEVTYRDTDARGECFLTSYMNFMADCGLSQDEKHGFVIADMVKENHTWMLVDYEITIYKYVKYKEKLMATTYVEGMNKFYAVRHFKIYDESNNLIIKGKTLVILVDSEKRRPLSIPDEHYMAYGVKEKNSIIGRNKLKLSKCQNIDYKKEFNVRYSDIDLNLHVGNVTYLGWILETIPFDVMTNYKIYSVKIKYKKELTYGDKVSVQTEIKHNDDKVSAYHEIINDSEEVVALLETHWYKISN, encoded by the coding sequence ATGGAAAAAGTATTTACTAAAGAATATGAAGTTACATATAGGGATACAGATGCAAGGGGAGAATGTTTTTTAACTTCTTACATGAATTTTATGGCAGATTGTGGTTTAAGCCAAGATGAAAAGCATGGCTTTGTTATAGCAGATATGGTAAAGGAAAATCATACATGGATGCTGGTAGATTATGAGATAACAATTTACAAATATGTTAAATATAAGGAAAAGCTTATGGCAACAACTTATGTTGAAGGTATGAATAAGTTCTATGCAGTTAGACATTTTAAAATATATGATGAAAGTAATAATTTAATTATTAAAGGAAAGACCTTGGTAATATTAGTTGATTCCGAAAAAAGAAGACCGTTGTCCATACCAGACGAACATTATATGGCGTATGGTGTTAAGGAAAAGAACTCTATCATAGGAAGAAATAAATTGAAACTTTCAAAATGCCAAAATATTGATTATAAAAAAGAATTTAATGTTAGGTATTCTGATATAGATTTAAATTTACATGTTGGAAATGTTACATATTTAGGATGGATATTAGAAACTATACCTTTTGATGTTATGACTAATTATAAAATTTATTCAGTTAAAATTAAATACAAAAAAGAATTAACTTATGGAGACAAAGTAAGTGTACAGACTGAGATAAAACATAATGATGATAAAGTTAGTGCCTATCATGAAATAATCAATGATAGTGAAGAAGTAGTAGCTCTTTTAGAAACTCACTGGTATAAAATAAGTAATTAA
- a CDS encoding DegV family protein, with amino-acid sequence MTQYEIFTDATSDLPLEVIDSLGIKIIPMDFEMNGKVYSHYPDERELDSKLFYKMSQEGLMSTTTQITPVRFIKYFTPTLKEGKDILYICFSSGLSGTYGSSQIAISNLKEDYPDRKIMSVDSLCASSGEGLLVYLAAKEKLKGKSIEELYNWVEENKLNICHWYKVDDLFHLKRGGRISSVAATFGTALNIKPLLNMDNEGKLQLVEKIRGTKTCEHHMINKLKDNYLHGKYDTIIISHADCEHEAILLEQMLKKECEVGEIIHSKIGPVIGAHSGKGTLLINFYGKQRE; translated from the coding sequence ATGACACAGTATGAAATATTTACGGATGCTACTAGTGATTTACCGTTAGAAGTAATAGATTCTCTTGGAATTAAAATTATTCCCATGGATTTTGAAATGAATGGAAAAGTATATTCTCATTATCCTGATGAAAGAGAGTTAGACAGTAAATTATTTTACAAGATGTCACAAGAAGGATTAATGTCAACAACAACTCAAATTACACCAGTAAGATTTATAAAATATTTTACTCCTACATTAAAAGAAGGAAAAGACATTCTTTATATTTGTTTTTCATCAGGCTTAAGTGGAACTTATGGGTCATCACAAATAGCTATATCAAACTTAAAAGAAGATTATCCTGATAGAAAGATAATGTCTGTTGATTCTTTATGTGCATCTTCAGGAGAAGGACTTCTAGTTTATTTAGCAGCTAAAGAAAAGTTAAAGGGCAAATCTATTGAAGAATTATATAATTGGGTTGAAGAAAATAAATTAAATATATGTCACTGGTATAAGGTAGATGACTTATTTCATCTAAAAAGAGGTGGAAGGATTAGTTCTGTGGCTGCTACATTTGGAACAGCTTTAAATATAAAACCCTTATTGAATATGGATAATGAAGGCAAGCTTCAACTAGTAGAAAAAATAAGAGGAACTAAAACTTGTGAGCATCATATGATTAATAAATTAAAAGATAATTATTTACATGGTAAATATGATACTATAATTATTTCTCATGCTGATTGCGAGCATGAGGCAATTTTATTAGAACAAATGTTAAAAAAAGAGTGCGAAGTTGGCGAAATTATACATTCAAAGATAGGACCTGTAATAGGAGCTCATAGTGGAAAAGGTACACTGTTGATTAATTTTTATGGAAAACAAAGAGAATAA
- a CDS encoding DUF4397 domain-containing protein — protein MFIRNDMDISYVRVFHASPNGPSVDVYINGGLAFKNLQFKDFSEYVQLPMGEYKIEVFPAGQKETPVLTQNIRLPEKEVITIAAVGNFEDLQLIPYIEGNADDLLENESRVRIIHLSPDAPNIDVLIDENLAFKDIGFMDATDYDQLPSGSYNLTVNLADTKDTVLTLNTELKSKKVYTVYIVGNPPNLLGIQSLDGSTFVRFK, from the coding sequence ATGTTTATTAGAAATGATATGGATATATCTTATGTGAGAGTGTTTCATGCTTCTCCAAATGGACCTTCAGTAGATGTTTATATTAATGGAGGACTTGCTTTTAAAAATTTACAATTCAAAGACTTCTCTGAATATGTTCAACTACCAATGGGAGAATACAAAATAGAAGTATTTCCAGCTGGACAAAAAGAAACGCCTGTACTTACGCAAAACATCAGACTACCAGAAAAAGAAGTAATAACCATAGCTGCAGTAGGAAATTTCGAAGATCTTCAATTAATACCATATATAGAAGGTAATGCAGATGATTTACTTGAAAATGAAAGCAGAGTAAGAATTATACACTTATCACCTGATGCACCAAATATAGACGTATTAATAGATGAGAATTTAGCATTTAAAGATATCGGATTTATGGATGCAACAGATTATGATCAACTACCTTCTGGTTCGTATAATTTAACGGTAAATCTTGCTGATACAAAAGATACTGTGTTAACCTTGAATACGGAGCTAAAAAGTAAAAAGGTATATACTGTTTATATAGTTGGTAATCCACCAAATCTATTAGGAATACAGTCCTTGGATGGAAGTACATTTGTAAGATTCAAATAG